A genome region from Populus alba chromosome 5, ASM523922v2, whole genome shotgun sequence includes the following:
- the LOC118047616 gene encoding homeobox protein knotted-1-like 1 isoform X2 — MEEFYRFNPTFFGSPDDTVRLENLPVANFTDATTSTTTEFHSHASSFLQAGNGHREVTGSDMYDAIKTQIANHPRYPDLVSAHLECQKVGAPPEMVSLLEAVDRGNYKINTCYEIGADPELDEFMESYCEVLHRYKEELSKPFDEATTFLSSIESQLSSLCKGTLTKIFDYGSVAEGTSMVNKNDEPAGTSEEELSCGEVEASESQETTGVSSQEQNLKGMLMRKYSGHLSNLRKEFLKNRKKGKLPKDARTTLLDWWNHHYRWPYPTEEEKAKLSEITGLDQKQINNWFINQRKRHWKPSEDTRFPRMDGVSGDPGAPSNMLWYCW, encoded by the exons ATGGAGGAATTCTATAGGTTCAATCCTACATTTTTTGGTTCACCAGATGATACTGTCAGGCTTGAAAACCTGCCTGTTGCAAACTTTACTGATGCTACTACTAGTACTACCACTGAATTTCACAGTCATGCTAGTAGTTTTCTTCAAGCCGGTAATGGTCATAGAGAAGTCACTGGATCAGATATGTATGATGCAATCAAGACCCAGATCGCTAATCACCCTCGTTATCCAGACCTAGTATCTGCACATTTAGAGTGCCAAAAG GTTGGTGCTCCTCCAGAAATGGTGTCTCTTCTTGAAGCCGTAGACAGAGGGAACTACAAAATCAATACTTGCTATGAGATAGGAGCTGATCCAGAACTTGATGAGTTCATG GAATCATACTGTGAGGTTCTTCATAGATACAAGGAGGAATTGTCCAAGCCATTTGACGAGGCTACTACGTTCTTGAGTAGCATAGAATCACAGCTAAGTAGTCTTTGCAAGGGAACATTGACAAAGATATTTGATTATGGCTCAG TTGCTGAAGGAACTAGCATGGTCAATAAAAATG ATGAGCCAGCAGGGACTTCTGAGGAGGAGCTAAGCTGTGGGGAGGTTGAAGCATCTGAAAGTCAAGAAACAACAGGTGTTAGCTCACAAGAGCAGAATCTAAAAGGAATGCTAATGCGCAAGTACAGTGGCCATCTTAGCAACTTGAGAAAAGAATTCCTAAAGaatagaaagaaaggaaaattacCAAAGGATGCAAGGACAACGCTTTTGGACTGGTGGAACCACCACTATAGATGGCCATATCCTACG GAAGAGGAGAAAGCGAAGTTATCAGAGATTACAGGACTAGATCAAAAACAGATTAACAATTGGTTTATCAACCAGCGGAAGCGGCACTGGAAACCATCTGAAGATACGAGGTTTCCTCGCATGGATGGTGTCAGCGGCGACCCAGGGGCCCCCTCCAATATGCTATGGTATTGTTGGTGA
- the LOC118047616 gene encoding homeobox protein knotted-1-like 1 isoform X4, with translation MEEFYRFNPTFFGSPDDTVRLENLPVANFTDATTSTTTEFHSHASSFLQAGNGHREVTGSDMYDAIKTQIANHPRYPDLVSAHLECQKVGAPPEMVSLLEAVDRGNYKINTCYEIGADPELDEFMESYCEVLHRYKEELSKPFDEATTFLSSIESQLSSLCKGTLTKIFDYGSDEPAGTSEEELSCGEVEASESQETTGVSSQEQNLKGMLMRKYSGHLSNLRKEFLKNRKKGKLPKDARTTLLDWWNHHYRWPYPTEEEKAKLSEITGLDQKQINNWFINQRKRHWKPSEDTRFPRMDGVSGDPGAPSNMLWYCW, from the exons ATGGAGGAATTCTATAGGTTCAATCCTACATTTTTTGGTTCACCAGATGATACTGTCAGGCTTGAAAACCTGCCTGTTGCAAACTTTACTGATGCTACTACTAGTACTACCACTGAATTTCACAGTCATGCTAGTAGTTTTCTTCAAGCCGGTAATGGTCATAGAGAAGTCACTGGATCAGATATGTATGATGCAATCAAGACCCAGATCGCTAATCACCCTCGTTATCCAGACCTAGTATCTGCACATTTAGAGTGCCAAAAG GTTGGTGCTCCTCCAGAAATGGTGTCTCTTCTTGAAGCCGTAGACAGAGGGAACTACAAAATCAATACTTGCTATGAGATAGGAGCTGATCCAGAACTTGATGAGTTCATG GAATCATACTGTGAGGTTCTTCATAGATACAAGGAGGAATTGTCCAAGCCATTTGACGAGGCTACTACGTTCTTGAGTAGCATAGAATCACAGCTAAGTAGTCTTTGCAAGGGAACATTGACAAAGATATTTGATTATGGCTCAG ATGAGCCAGCAGGGACTTCTGAGGAGGAGCTAAGCTGTGGGGAGGTTGAAGCATCTGAAAGTCAAGAAACAACAGGTGTTAGCTCACAAGAGCAGAATCTAAAAGGAATGCTAATGCGCAAGTACAGTGGCCATCTTAGCAACTTGAGAAAAGAATTCCTAAAGaatagaaagaaaggaaaattacCAAAGGATGCAAGGACAACGCTTTTGGACTGGTGGAACCACCACTATAGATGGCCATATCCTACG GAAGAGGAGAAAGCGAAGTTATCAGAGATTACAGGACTAGATCAAAAACAGATTAACAATTGGTTTATCAACCAGCGGAAGCGGCACTGGAAACCATCTGAAGATACGAGGTTTCCTCGCATGGATGGTGTCAGCGGCGACCCAGGGGCCCCCTCCAATATGCTATGGTATTGTTGGTGA
- the LOC118047616 gene encoding homeobox protein knotted-1-like 1 isoform X1: protein MEEFYRFNPTFFGSPDDTVRLENLPVANFTDATTSTTTEFHSHASSFLQAGNGHREVTGSDMYDAIKTQIANHPRYPDLVSAHLECQKVGAPPEMVSLLEAVDRGNYKINTCYEIGADPELDEFMESYCEVLHRYKEELSKPFDEATTFLSSIESQLSSLCKGTLTKIFDYGSVAEGTSMVNKNADEPAGTSEEELSCGEVEASESQETTGVSSQEQNLKGMLMRKYSGHLSNLRKEFLKNRKKGKLPKDARTTLLDWWNHHYRWPYPTEEEKAKLSEITGLDQKQINNWFINQRKRHWKPSEDTRFPRMDGVSGDPGAPSNMLWYCW from the exons ATGGAGGAATTCTATAGGTTCAATCCTACATTTTTTGGTTCACCAGATGATACTGTCAGGCTTGAAAACCTGCCTGTTGCAAACTTTACTGATGCTACTACTAGTACTACCACTGAATTTCACAGTCATGCTAGTAGTTTTCTTCAAGCCGGTAATGGTCATAGAGAAGTCACTGGATCAGATATGTATGATGCAATCAAGACCCAGATCGCTAATCACCCTCGTTATCCAGACCTAGTATCTGCACATTTAGAGTGCCAAAAG GTTGGTGCTCCTCCAGAAATGGTGTCTCTTCTTGAAGCCGTAGACAGAGGGAACTACAAAATCAATACTTGCTATGAGATAGGAGCTGATCCAGAACTTGATGAGTTCATG GAATCATACTGTGAGGTTCTTCATAGATACAAGGAGGAATTGTCCAAGCCATTTGACGAGGCTACTACGTTCTTGAGTAGCATAGAATCACAGCTAAGTAGTCTTTGCAAGGGAACATTGACAAAGATATTTGATTATGGCTCAG TTGCTGAAGGAACTAGCATGGTCAATAAAAATG CAGATGAGCCAGCAGGGACTTCTGAGGAGGAGCTAAGCTGTGGGGAGGTTGAAGCATCTGAAAGTCAAGAAACAACAGGTGTTAGCTCACAAGAGCAGAATCTAAAAGGAATGCTAATGCGCAAGTACAGTGGCCATCTTAGCAACTTGAGAAAAGAATTCCTAAAGaatagaaagaaaggaaaattacCAAAGGATGCAAGGACAACGCTTTTGGACTGGTGGAACCACCACTATAGATGGCCATATCCTACG GAAGAGGAGAAAGCGAAGTTATCAGAGATTACAGGACTAGATCAAAAACAGATTAACAATTGGTTTATCAACCAGCGGAAGCGGCACTGGAAACCATCTGAAGATACGAGGTTTCCTCGCATGGATGGTGTCAGCGGCGACCCAGGGGCCCCCTCCAATATGCTATGGTATTGTTGGTGA
- the LOC118047616 gene encoding homeobox protein knotted-1-like 1 isoform X3 — protein MEEFYRFNPTFFGSPDDTVRLENLPVANFTDATTSTTTEFHSHASSFLQAGNGHREVTGSDMYDAIKTQIANHPRYPDLVSAHLECQKVGAPPEMVSLLEAVDRGNYKINTCYEIGADPELDEFMESYCEVLHRYKEELSKPFDEATTFLSSIESQLSSLCKGTLTKIFDYGSADEPAGTSEEELSCGEVEASESQETTGVSSQEQNLKGMLMRKYSGHLSNLRKEFLKNRKKGKLPKDARTTLLDWWNHHYRWPYPTEEEKAKLSEITGLDQKQINNWFINQRKRHWKPSEDTRFPRMDGVSGDPGAPSNMLWYCW, from the exons ATGGAGGAATTCTATAGGTTCAATCCTACATTTTTTGGTTCACCAGATGATACTGTCAGGCTTGAAAACCTGCCTGTTGCAAACTTTACTGATGCTACTACTAGTACTACCACTGAATTTCACAGTCATGCTAGTAGTTTTCTTCAAGCCGGTAATGGTCATAGAGAAGTCACTGGATCAGATATGTATGATGCAATCAAGACCCAGATCGCTAATCACCCTCGTTATCCAGACCTAGTATCTGCACATTTAGAGTGCCAAAAG GTTGGTGCTCCTCCAGAAATGGTGTCTCTTCTTGAAGCCGTAGACAGAGGGAACTACAAAATCAATACTTGCTATGAGATAGGAGCTGATCCAGAACTTGATGAGTTCATG GAATCATACTGTGAGGTTCTTCATAGATACAAGGAGGAATTGTCCAAGCCATTTGACGAGGCTACTACGTTCTTGAGTAGCATAGAATCACAGCTAAGTAGTCTTTGCAAGGGAACATTGACAAAGATATTTGATTATGGCTCAG CAGATGAGCCAGCAGGGACTTCTGAGGAGGAGCTAAGCTGTGGGGAGGTTGAAGCATCTGAAAGTCAAGAAACAACAGGTGTTAGCTCACAAGAGCAGAATCTAAAAGGAATGCTAATGCGCAAGTACAGTGGCCATCTTAGCAACTTGAGAAAAGAATTCCTAAAGaatagaaagaaaggaaaattacCAAAGGATGCAAGGACAACGCTTTTGGACTGGTGGAACCACCACTATAGATGGCCATATCCTACG GAAGAGGAGAAAGCGAAGTTATCAGAGATTACAGGACTAGATCAAAAACAGATTAACAATTGGTTTATCAACCAGCGGAAGCGGCACTGGAAACCATCTGAAGATACGAGGTTTCCTCGCATGGATGGTGTCAGCGGCGACCCAGGGGCCCCCTCCAATATGCTATGGTATTGTTGGTGA
- the LOC118047659 gene encoding nicotianamine synthase, giving the protein MVCQKEPLVQKVCDLYEQISSLESLKPSKDVDMLFTQLVLTCIPPNPIDVNKLCKKIQEMRSKLIRLCGEAEGHLESHFSAILGSYENPLDHLNLFPYYSNYLKLSLLEFNILKQHCSNVPSKVAFVGSGPLPLTSIVLACNHLTATSFHNYDIDPSANSKALQLVTSHPDLSSRMFFHTTDIMDVTSELQEFDVVFLAALVGMDKEEKVKVVDHLSKQMAPGAILMLRSAHGARAFLYPVIDPCDLRGFEVLSVFHPSDEVVNSVVIARKYSMPINSIDHQQTGIGSMIVLPNKCCEILAFNPLSHVTMVEELAVEEKHS; this is encoded by the coding sequence ATGGTTTGCCAGAAAGAACCTCTTGTACAGAAAGTCTGCGATCTGTATGAGCAAATCTCAAGCCTTGAGAGTCTCAAACCCTCCAAAGATGTCGACATGCTCTTCACACAACTTGTTCTCACGTGCATCCCACCAAACCCTATCGATGTCAACAAGCTTTGcaagaaaattcaagaaatgaGGTCTAAGCTCATTAGACTTTGTGGAGAAGCCGAAGGACACTTAGAGAGTCATTTCTCTGCTATCCTAGGGTCCTATGAAAACCCTCTTGACCATCTCAATCTCTTTCCATATTATTCAAACTACCTTAAGCTTAGCCTCCTCGAGTTCAACATCCTCAAGCAACACTGCTCGAATGTCCCTAGCAAAGTTGCGTTTGTGGGCTCCGGTCCGCTTCCCTTGACTTCAATTGTGTTAGCCTGTAATCACCTCACCGCAACTTCCTTCCACAACTATGATATTGACCCTTCAGCCAATTCAAAGGCTCTTCAATTAGTCACGTCTCATCCTGACTTGTCGAGTAGAATGTTCTTCCACACGACCGATATAATGGATGTGACAAGTGAGCTTCAAGAGTTTGATGTCGTCTTCTTGGCAGCTTTAGTTGGGATGGACAAGGAGGAGAAGGTTAAGGTCGTTGATCATTTGTCTAAGCAGATGGCTCCTGGTGCTATATTGATGCTGAGGAGTGCTCATGGAGCTAGGGCTTTTCTCTACCCGGTGATTGATCCTTGTGATCTTCGAGGATTCGAGGTCCTTTCTGTGTTTCATCCGAGTGATGAGGTGGTAAACTCAGTTGTCATCGCTCGTAAATATTCAATGCCTATAAACTCAATCGATCATCAGCAAACTGGTATTGGCTCCATGATAGTACTGCCTAACAAGTGTTGTGAGATCCTGGCCTTCAATCCCCTCAGCCATGTTACCATGGTTGAAGAGTTGGCCGTTGAGGAGAAACACTCGTAA